A single genomic interval of Lathyrus oleraceus cultivar Zhongwan6 chromosome 7, CAAS_Psat_ZW6_1.0, whole genome shotgun sequence harbors:
- the LOC127102483 gene encoding uncharacterized protein LOC127102483: MGNDMNVIVSVFKTPERVVIQFDNSKRSDNISVSPLVLRVTGPVSYASDKVVPYKYNASMIENGQKVPLPATNSVVVIVDVVKVTRSGGVFDPVTLKVMEDVVVSKKADIPLVNPVNAPTCQSEAHREALQKVLEQAYVEHDVTVDQFDHIIANITSCNNLSFCNEELPKEGRNHNLALHISMNCKEDALPNVLVDTGSSLNVLPKYTLASLSYQGTPMRYSGVVVKAFDGSHKTVIREVYLPIKIGLSDFHITFQVMDIHPTYSSLLGRPWIHEVGVVTSTLHQKLKFVKNGKLVIVEGEKALLVSHLSYFTYVETEEVVGISFQDLSVADEIQKTRASMSSLKDAREIVQDGDIDKWGRVMEVIENKIRAGLGFEQGSFKVNVKAMQ, translated from the exons ATGGGCAATGACATGAACGTAATTGTGTCAGTGTTCAAGACTCCAGAGAGAGTAGTAATCCAATTTGACAACAGCAAAAGAAGTGATAACAtatcggtatcaccgttggtatTACGGGTAACGGGCCCAGTctcgtatgcatccgataaagttgtacCTTACAAATATAATGCTTCTATGATTGAGAATGGGCAAAAGGTTCCTCTTCCCGCAACAAATTCAGTAGTGGTCATTGTAGATGTTGTTAAGGTGACCCGAAGTGGTGGTGTATTTGACCCAGTAACTCTGAAGGTTATGGAGGATGTTGTGGTCAGTAAGAAGGCGGATATTCCTTTGGTTAATCCTGTTAATGCTCCAacttgtcagtctg aagcaCATAGAGAGGCTTTGCAAAAGGTGCTTGAGCAAGcctatgttgagcatgatgtcacggtggatcagtttgatcatatcATTGCCAATATTACTTCGTGCAATAATTTGAGTTTCTGCAATGAAGAGCTTCCCAAGGAAggcaggaatcacaatttggccctccatatatccatgaattgtaaagaGGATGCTTTGCCCAATGTCTTGGTAGACACTGGTtcatctttgaatgtgctacccAAATATACTTTGGCAAGTCTATCCTATCAGGGCACacctatgagatatagtggtgtggttgtaaaagcgtttgatggttcccATAAAACTGTCATTCGAGAAGTTTACCTCCCAATTAAAATTGGTCtgagtgatttccatattactttccaagtaatggatattcacccaaCCTATAGTTCTTTATTAggtaggccatggattcatgaggttGGTGTTGTCACGTCGACTCTacatcagaaactcaaatttgttaagaatggcAAGCTGGTTATCGTTGAAGGTGAGAAAGCGCTtttggtgagccatttgtcataTTTTACATATGTTGAAACTGAAGAAGTTGTGGGAATTTCATTCCAAGATTTATCTGTAGCTGATGAGATTCAGAAGACTAgggcatccatgtcttctctAAAAGATGCACGCGAAATTGTTCAGGATGGTGACATAGACAAGTGGGGTCGTGTCATGGAAGTCATCGAGAACAAGATCAGAGCTGGTCTGGGATTTGAACAAGGGTCGTTCAAAGTAAATGTCAAGGCTATGCAATAA